TTTGTTTTCTTCTTTAAACTTCATGCTGCCGCTTCCTTTGCCTTTTTCTTTGAAATTCTCACAATCCTTTTTTTCGTTTAATTCTCCAAATTTGAGAGATTTGTTATCATCAAATAAAGATAGTCTGAGATGTGCAGTGTCAGGATCGAAAGTCACATCCACTGAAAAtatttttgtgttatttttttttCAATGTTAAAAAGAATTCCGATACAATTCACACAAAATATGAATCCAATAACATTAGTATATTTCAAAATGTTATATTTGTTCCATAATGAATTAACATGATTATTGAaaaaacaatacaatataatCTTATTTGTGGTAGGAAATGTGATCATATATCAAATTGAAACATAAAATAATATAGATGTGTGTGCCTGCACATTATATTAGCATCAAACTTCATGACACATATGAATTATAAAAGTGTTCATAATTACCTGCATGATCAACCATCAAGCTCCAAACTAAGAAGGGAAAACAAAAGGAATTGATGTaagtatatatacaaaagtattgggacagtgacacatttttggtTGTTTTAGCTCTGTAATCCAAccctttggatttgaaatgatataaTGACAATGAGGTTATGACAGTCATTGTGGatacacttttattgtaaataagaatagaaaatatttctaaaaacgtagttttggttgtgtttcagatcattttgtgcccaatagaaatgaatacTAAAAAATGAATTGAaacattttggagtcacttttataaGAATACATTGTGCTTCAatacacttctacattaatgtggatgctaccaggattacagataatcctgatacaatcatgaataatgatgggTGAGAACattacccccaagacatgctatataataaataataataattactttTTCAAAAAATATATTCCCTGAGAAATAGTAtctgtataaaataatataatttctgttttttttttaaacattctataaaaatgtcaaatactgagttgtgttgtatacagtttttattgctcatcgctatcaagggtgtcaataattgcAGACCCCGCTAAGAAGTAATATTTTCTGCTCACGCATTCTCATTTCGACACCAAACTCACCACTGGTACATGTGGCCAAAGAGCTCGATTTTCATCCATGAATTGTAAAAGCCTGAAGTTTTCTAAACTACATTGACATTTGGATTGGAACCAGTGCATTGTTCAGATTACATAAAAATAGAGCTACATGGCCACGCACACCTgtggtgggtttggtgacgaaatGAGAATTCATGAACAGAAAATAACCCCATAACTACTGTAACATATggtggatcattgatgttatggggttattttgttccaatggtcctggggcccttgttaaggtgcAACGGCATCATGAAATTTATCAAgaaccaggacattttagccagaaacctggttgcctctgccagaaggctgACACTCGGCCGCAAGTggacctttcagcaagacaatgaacccaagcacaCGACAAtgtcagtctccggacttgaaacccattgaaaacccatggtttgaattgaagagggaagTCCAGACGAACGATATCAAATATCTGGAAGGTTTCTGTATggagatccctcccaatgtgttttccaactaaaaaaaacattttagaaatagtCTCAGTGTCATAATCTCCGCAAGGTTTAGGTATTGAAACAAAAAGGAGTGTAAATAATTTTGACATCTACCTTTTTGAAAAAAAGAGTAGttcttaaacaaaatctctttctctgagcaattgtattagtataaaataatataatttccaatTTATTTGAACATACaaaatagctcagtatttgaatgatttattttatccAGTCAttgttgctcatctttatcaagggtgtcaataattcaGTACCACACTGTATATATGAAAAATAAACTGCATGGATTATATGCTTAGATGACAAATCACTTGAAGTTTGTGCAGCATTAATGTGAAAGTAGCCGATAGTTACCAGAGTCTGGGATTGTTTCAGTAATTCctgtggaaatacaaaatcatgTTTCTGTATCAATTCACTTTTAATACTTGTGAAATAAATAATGGTCCATCAATTGTAAAACACATAATACGTACCCATTAACTTATCCTTATAAGTGAGTTCCTCTGTCTTTTTGATGACCTCTGTAATATACAGTGGAGGAAAGTTGTTATTTTGGATTGAATTAAAACAGTTTTAAATTATTCATTTTAAGGAAATATTGTATATATTGAAGATAAATATTCCATACCTTGATCCATAGCTTTTAATTTTGTATTCATATCGtctattgtaaaaaaaataaaaaatcatataTATTTGTAAATGAGTTCTATATACAGCATATTACTTGATATTTTAATTCCTTGTTGacaatttcattttatttatttataaagaaTGAAACTTGAGATGTTAGTGTTTTCAAAAGTGTTACAAAACTCAGTTAATGCATCTTCCAGTATCGGTTCTTACCCAAAGGCTTCAGTTTTTCTCGAACAACTGGAGGTGAAAATATAAAATCATCATTGCACAAAGTACTTGCACAACAGTATTGCATGCAGTAATGAAAGTATATGGAATTTAATTCCAATAACATCTGAAATGGCCTACAACAATGTTGAATCATAGAACCTACTAATAAACGTGGTGATCTATAATTATAACCTGATATCATATTTAAACAACAAGTGAACCCGACCTCTTCTCTGATGGATTAAGGAGAGCACAGATGCAGTGATACACAGCAGTCCCAAAAACACAGGAATCATAAATGCAGAGATATACACCCTGTCAGGCAGACTGCTCATGTAGAATTCCTCTGTAACACAAGCAGGGTTAAAGATTAGATTTGATTACCATTGCAATACATTAGTGCTGCAAATTATATAAGGTTCAACATTCCACATTTTTCCAAATGTTACCTAATCACACTCCAACCTAATCTTTGTCTTATATAAGCCGTACCTTGAGTCTGAACTTTACACATTACTAACATGATGAACAAACATCCCCTGGACCCTGGACCACTTGTTAAGGGCATTGGTCTACAGCAGGGATGTGCAACTGTGATGAGGGGGGGGCCACAAAGAAACAGAACTGATCATTTTGCCATCAGGTGGaggcaaatgtttgcagttttttatGATCAATAGGCCCAACGCCAATCAATAATTCAACTATGCTTACTACAATTTTAGATAGCTGGTTACTAGACTAATTTatcaataaataataaaatagatgacatgggataattgagtgactgctgatgcacaaccaagttTATACATTTCCCCTCCAGTATTTTATTATTCTATCTCTAAACagtaaattgagatttttttggAGGTGGTCAAGTTGGTCCAACACAAGGGGGGCTGCCAGTTGTCTATTCCTGGTCCACAGTATATTCCAGTCCCTAAACTCACCAGTCATCTGCAGTTTAGACTCCATCTTGGTTCCCTGGTACTGTGAAATCACCACACATGTGACCCCCTCCAGTTGGTCCATCCCTATTCTCATGTGACTGGTGATGGAGTACAGGACGCCCCCCTCCTTCTGtttgggtctctctgtctctgctgaggtGATCTCCTTCCCACTGCTGTCTGTCCACAACATGTCAGGCTCTGGGTACCAGTTCTCTGAGCTACAGCTGAGCTGGATGAACACTCTGTGGTGCTTCCTCATGGAGATCCTGGGGACACTGCCCTGCTCTGTAAAGAAACAGGTGAAAGAATAGTTTTACCCTATTGTAAAATCTAAAATACTCTACATTCTGTTGATCTGCTTTGATGATTCTGCACTAGACAGGAATTGATTAAAATGATCTTCTTACTGAGTAAGTTCATATTTACGTACGTTTAACCTGTAGCACAACAGGCAGTTCCTGAATCCAGTCCATGTAGCTGGCATGGCATTTGTAGATTCCCCTTTcagaagccatgacattattCAGCAGCAGTGATATATTGCCTTTCTCCAACTCCTGAGTGAACACACTCACTCTACCCTCATAGCCTTTCCCCTCTGTTACCTTTCCACCATCATACAGGTACAGGGGGCTAGCGAATTCTCCTTCCTTAAACCACCTGATATCCATGTTAACAGCACTGGTTTGAGGAGACAGGTGACAGGGAAGGATGACATCATGACCAGCAGAGGTAACTACAGGGTCAGGAGGGACAACAAGCTGCttatctggagggagagaggagaaagtgttGCAATATCAGTCTGAAGGACACAAACATAAGAGCGGCTCATATCAAGACATTTGCACATGTATCAAGACATTTACACAAAGTTTCAACAAAAGTGTACATCATACTACTGTATATACCACTAATACCAAAGAAATAGACATCTACATTGTTTTACAAATCTATAAACCTACTTAATAGAAAGccgtgctgaatacaacatgacACACATGTTTGAGCGATTCAAGAATTTGTAAGGCATTGTGCTACACAAGGAAAATCTGATTGATCTACCGTACATATAataatattttgttgttttttaagaTGCAAGGTGATTTTTAGATCCGCAATGCAGTCAATCTCAAACATACGTTTATTATACTTAAGTTGTAGGTGTAGGTAAATGTTAACATGGACAAAATATTACTTGTAATTGTAATTACCtgcaacagatgaacaggcaTTAAAGAGGATGAGGAATGTTAACAAACAGACTTGCTGAATCAAAGGTCCCATGATGCACCTGACAGGGAACATAAATCCAGGTCCCGTTAAACGCAGAGTTCATTAATCTACAAAAACAAATAttaagattttaaaaaatcacatgATACCATGAACTTAGTTGGTATCACACATTTTCAGGGAGGATATTTAAAATTAATTGTGCATTGACATCCATGTGTGAAAACACAGCAATTCATATACATTTGATTTCTCACAAAAAAGCAATTTATTCTGACGGCAGAAAGGGAACTGAGGAAGAAGGAAATATGCCGAAGTCAAAGTGAGGACGTTGGATAAATCACAACACTTGGGTGGAGGACGAAAATGAATCTGTCAAGACTGACGATGAATTACCTGCGGTGGCAGGTGTGGTGAAGATGGTCGAGGTTGAGCCTCGTCccaatgatgatgaggatgagttGGAATGAGCTCTTTGGAGAGAATGGATCCTTGCCTTCTGGCGGATCCATGTgtggtgtcaggttgggtggagaGTCAATGAAAGTAACTTGaggtaaaatcaaatcaaatcaaatcaaatcaaattttatttgtcacatacacatggttagcagatgttaatgcgagtgtagcgaaatgcttgtgcttctagttccgacaatgcagtaataacgagcaagtaatctaactaacaattccaaaaaaaactactgtcatacacagtgtaaggggataagaatatgtacataaggatatatgaatgagtgatggtacagagcagcataggcaagatacagtagatgatatcgagtacagtatatacatatgagataagtatgtaaaccaagtggcatagttaaagtggctagtgatacatgtattacataaggatgcagtcgatgatatagagtacagtatcaacgtatgcatatgagatgaacaatgtagggtaagtaacattatataaggtagcattgtttaaagtggctagtgatatatttacatcatttcccatcaattcccatgattaaagtggctggagtagagtcagtgtcattgacagtgtgttggcagtagccactcgatgttagtggtggctgtttaacagtctgatggccttgagatagaagctgtttttcagtctctcggtcccagctttgatgcacctgtactgacctcgccttctggatggcagcggggtgaacaggcagtggctcgggtggttgatgtccttgatgatctttatggccttcctgtagcatcgggtggtgtaggtgtcctggagggcaggtagtttgcccccggtgatgcgttgtgcagacctcactaccctctggagagccttacggttgagggcggtgcagttgccataccaggcggtgatacagcccgccaggatgctctcgattgtgcatctgtagaagtttgtgagtgcttttggtgacaagccgaatttcttcagcctcctgaggttgaagaggcgctgctgcgccttcctcacgatgctgtctgtgtgagtggaccaattcagtttgtctgtgatgtgtatgccgaggaacttaaaacttgctaccctctccactactgttccatcgatgtggatgggggtgttccctctgctgtttcctgaagtccacaatcatctccttagttttgttgacgttgagtgtgaggttattttcctgacaccacactccgagggccctcacctcctccctgtaggccgtctcgtcgttgttggtaatcaagcctaccactgttgtgtcgtccgcaaacttgatgattgagttggaggcgtgcatggccacgcagtcgtgggtgaacagggagtacaggagagggctcagaacgcacccttgtggggccccagtgttgaggatcagcggggaggagatgttgttgcctaccctcaccacctgggggcggcccgtcaggaagtccagtacccagttgcacagggcggggtcgagacccagggtctcgagcttgatgacgagcttggagggtactatggtgttgaatgccgagctgtagtcgatgaacagcattctcacataggtattcctcttgtccagatgggttagggcagtgtgcagtgtggttgagattgcatcgtctgtggtaGACTCGTGATGGTCTTTTTGTCCAGAGGGAGTGGGCACTCCGAACCAAGCGCCTAGGGACAAGAACTCCAGAGCAGGGTGCCATTGAAAGGAGTTATAACTGGGTGGCATTAAGTGTTGAGGAGCAATTGAAATGGAAGATTCCTGGTGTATGTTTTGCCCAACGTTTGGTGCGAAGCAGACCTGGTGGAGAGCGTGATGACAGGGAAGACTGTCTGTCCTGATGAGTTTTTACCCGACAAAGTTAAGTTAGGATGTGTCAGTTATCCCGTGAAAGCTTTTGTCCCGAACCCATTACGTTGTTATAGGTATGCTGGCAGTTGGATGTGTCTGGTGAGAGAATggcaggttgaggttgccagggtCAGAGTAGTACAGAAGGTGTCATGCTGAGGCAatggtagaggaagatgggtacagGGCGAGGGATACTGAGAGGATTCCGGTGAGTAGGCCAATGGAGAGTGATAGGAATAATATGTGCTTCAGTGAGGTGGGAGTCTTAGCATCCATAGCCATGGTTATCAACTCTACTGCAGAAATGGAACGTTAGTTATAGAAggtagaggttgtggtggcagctgcagagaagtacttgggatTGCGAGGTTTTACTGCAGAAGCGTTGCAGCGGGTGTTGAGTGGTAGTGTTCCGTCCTCCCAGGCGGTAGGCCTGGTGTAGGATTATATAGGGGAATAGGATTGtggggttttaatgagtgtagggtgaGTTGGCATGGTAGTTTCTTTCCTGTTCCCATTTTGTATCACAGAGTATAatgaatatatactgtatactccagTCTAGTTGGTGGTGGCAATGCAACATATATTGGATGGCAACCGGTGTTAATCCTCACCAAAGAAGAAGAAATGTATTACAGACCAAAACAAGGATGTGGTGAATACAAAAATGGGTCTAAAAAGTCCTGTTGCAACAGATGACAAGACTAGCATATCTAAATATATTATTTCTATATCTACACATTTTTCTAAGTGGTGTATTTTCATCAGAAATTATATCTTATGGGTACCtttatgtgtgtgtaaaatattactgttcttaGATTTTTTATTGATAGATTTTAGATGCGTATgattcattttcttttttttcttcagaattctgtatatccattgtttagctggaatggaatgattgtatcaaatatatatatataactgtgaAATGAGGTTCTCATCTATTTATTTTAAGAGGAATGCACCTACTgttagttgctctggataaaatGTTAAATGTAAATGGTTTACATACCGTACAGATAtcatattactgtattgaatagttttatttaaataatgtcacaaatgtatcatttgtacagttCATATAAAATGTTTTGTTATTTGTTCAAATTGACTTTGTAAAACCTAGCAGAGTGAGGCAGACATACAGTACccgccaaaagtttggacacacctactgaaTCAaggggtttttatttatttttctattttctacattgtagaataacagtgaagacatcaaaaccatgaaaaaacatgtggaatcatgcagtagccaaaaaagtgttaaacaaattaaatatatttaaatttgagattcttcaaagtagccacccttgacagctttgcacactccctTGAATAATTAGGTGGGTCCAATCTTTTGACAGATACTGCATAGCATTTTTATAACATGATGTtttgtctctctggaaggaaaccATTAAGTGATAGatttgaaagaaaaacatgtcagtcattgaacaaccccatgccatgattagatagtgaaaaaacacaccacatcaatctctttcatacattttttaaacaataaaagtgaatttaccaacatttctgaaaatggatatatagcgttatGGAATGAAACTCATCATATGCATTTATAAATGAATGGATAGAAATTGTTACCTGAACGCTGCCACAGCAAGTTTAAAATGGAGAGTCTGTTGAGAATCAGTCAAACTCTTTCCTTTTCTCCGTAGAGCATTTTATTACAATGATTAATGTTTAACCATCAATGGACTTTGGATATCCTTGAGCAATCAATGTGTCTGGAGCTTCCAACGTTGAGCTGAAATGGGGAATCATAGAAAACAACAGGTTAAATCGAATCCAACAAAAGTATGAAATGGTTTGAAGAAACTAAGGTTCAAGCAGGTGGGTTTTAAAGTTAGAATGCCTTTATTTACTATGCATAGACCATAATAAACACCAACTTGTATATTAAGTTCACTTTTGCAAAACTTCAATTCCAAATATATGGTTTAGAGGCTCCCTCTGGAGGAGTCTGAAGAGTGAAGGTATGAGCATGAAGAGTGAAGGTATGAGCAGtcatttttcatttatttaactaggcaagccagttaagaacaaattcttatttacaacaatggcctaggaacagtgggttaactgccttgttcaggggcaaaacaacagatttttaccttgtcagctcagggatttgatctagcaacctttcagttactggcccaactctctaaccactaggctccctgccgccccaatcatGACTAAACAGATCTTCAAAACACTATTTTGCATAGTGCCACTGTAATGTAGGTACTTTATAAGTAAgagcgaggaggaggaggtcaaAGGGCTAAGAAGATGGCTCCATGAACTACCCTTGAGTAATGAACATTCATATTGCAACGTACAGCCTAACCTATGGATCGTGCAcccatgaaatggggtatcaacCTAATTagtgacacacacagaacacaactgtgtagagtttacacaaatattatcTTCTTAGCTCTTAGCGCAAGACTTTGACTGTGGGAAATCAGCTCACTATGAAGCCTGCTATGCATATTCAACATACATCTTGGACTGTACAGCCTAAGCCAGAAATTGTGCACCCATGACATGGTATCAGCATTTCAGTGACACACACGAGAACACAACTAACATTCATATTGTAGTCTGGCATCCCAGACATCACATACTATACTCATATTCTAGAATGAACGGTCAAGAGGCTCCCTCTGGAGGCTGATTCAGTCTAAAGACTAAGTTACACATTAACCCTGATATTTGGCATTACAGTAAAGTAGTTCAGTGTAAATGAGCTCACTGAGGTTGATTCTTGTTGAAAAAAACATGTTAGATTCTAGTTTCAGTAGGTAGCACCAGGGTTGTGGTTTCAATTCCACATTCAAACACAAAAGTTTACAAAATATGATAAAACAAGATTACAACGAATGACTGTTAATCATCATGCTACTCATACTGTTAAAAAGTCACTTCTGAGTctgagtaatatatatatatatactgtatataccattatttaactaggcaagtcagttaagatatGATTTCAACAAGGATTGAACCCCCAAAGACCAAGATTGAAGGACCTTCCACTGGTGACAAAGTGCTTCATCTGGTTGTTTTGAGTTTTGTATATCAAGAACGCTGCCGACGCCTGATATTAATAAACTGGTTTAACCCGTCACTTGGACTGGTCGTGTGTGATTGTATGCGTAAACCCTGCCTTACAAAGATCTTGGTGCCGAAACTGCCACAATATCTATACTGATTTATTCATGACTTTATATAGCTTCAGCAGTGCAGTGTATGACCTAATTTGCCCCAAAAGTGCTTTGTGAGTTAACAGCAATTGATGTGTGACTTCAGAGATGGCCAGGGTAACTGTTTTGGGTGGGTGTTAAATTGTTTGTTGACTTGCTCCTGTGTGAATAAGAGGCCTGTCAGCAAAAATCTACAGTATACAGGCCTACACAGAGGGTGCAGGATGTATACACTTATGCTTTGCAATGCCAGTTAGAGTTTTCATTTCATACAAAAAGTCTCTCATTGGTTATATATCTGTGTAATTGATTCaaatattttcatcaatgtgtaaCAAAGTAAAAAGACAAAATACTTATCTGATTGAATTGACAATTCACCATACGTTACTGTACTAACCCCAACCCAACCTTGCCGTGACCGTATTACTGCAACACCAACGGTCacaagtcatgaaggcagtcaactTCCATGTGAACGTTTAGTCACGTTAATTAAGCTTCTCCAAGTTCTGATGCTTTCTGCTGGTAATTAGTAGccaccaaacttgctaactgcctggtactaaGCACTCTATTGTCCATCTAATCAcgctgacatcaatgcaaatgtaatcgatcgaatctaatcaaacacttcatgcgagctcatgttgcacaacagAGTGATGGTCTCTATTAAAAGAGGAtcacatcagctttctataggctaggcctactatatttttTCTCaactttctgtttctgttttatTGAGTGTGTTTCCTTAGGTTACTGCTGGAGGGCACCCTTACCTTGTTTCTAGTTTCCAGGTTACCCTGATTGTTTGTTATTGGCTTCACCTGGGTTTGATTGCCCCCTCTGGTCACCTGGTTGCCTGGCTATTTAGGTTCCTCTGTTGGCCTGGATCCTTGCTTTGATCTTATTTTTAGCGCTCTTGTGCTGTTCCCTTGTTTCTGTTAAGACTTTTAGTAAAGATCTGGATTTACCCTTACTTCTGCTTGCGGTGTTTCTCCGCGACTGGGTTCAAGTTCGTACAAGCATCATTGTAACACCTTCTGAATATTATTAAGCACGTTGCTTATATTtataacaggagtatagcctacctgactggaatgaaaatgaaccatgggaaaagcatcctccatttgctatttaagagcatagatgacatgtttgtcccgctgcccctgttttgatacaggtgcatgataatggtccattctaaatcaaaactaatgtCATAcaaatattatttagtatatgtaaagatttaatcaagaatagtctgatgggtgacaatattagccgaTTATATTTTAtcccttgtgaatgatgcccagcataagaaacaattaCTTTTTATGCgactttttctaatcatagttgcacacctcatgtagcctaaagttgccaaataacttcttaaaactaagcacattaatccgctttacacaGGGTGTAAAGCCTAACAGACATACATAAGCAGCGTGTGAGTTTAAAGTTTGGGTAAGATCATTTTCACcagaaaaatgcacctttataataacaGCATTACAAGCATAATTgtatttgcggtcacttttgataagtGTTTTCCGCTaattatagcctactaccattatagcctactaccattatagcctactaccatgtgcgcattgctgcgcttatgtgaagaaatagcctaatagcctaacattttaagctaaaagtTCTGATCTGTTGGGTCAGTCATattgctagtggttgtattaatttgggatctatcacatcccacaattggcccagactatgtttggaatatttatttatcgCATAGAACAAAATAGGTTGACTTTTgcactatgggggatagtagattgacataggctagtgcttttgctgttcgttaggcctactcatcatgttggctgacgaaaagtaaatgtggacagttcttccaataacTTAAATATgaacctcggaattggataaggacatgCGCAGTTGTGTCCCCCTTCACTTGTAGCTTGTGAGAAAGActtgatggagagccatgtgagtgagaggtgattCAGAGCGAACAGCACTCAGGAAGAAGGGCACAATGGCTACTGGCTGCAAAAGACATGACATTCTTTAGGATGCATTACGGCCACTAAAATTCTAGGCAtcatcaagtgcttgtcaaattgtgaatgagtgactgatgtagtgtgtacagcctgcaccaaaaaactaagcagagctcatgccttttaaatgaactagtgtagcccacagccatttggcacagccagatcaggacctaaaaTAAGGACATATCaaagtatgctattctgttcttctgaaatagactacattttcttaaaatcatgcttctttagacctgtctaaaataaataatggatttgttgtgaatttgttggctatattacatggacttATTAGACTTTTTCAAATGTTAACGTTCCAAAGGTCTGCACCAGTGGCTTGTatatgtggaagccaggagatgctaaatgtgtttgttaattaacggtcaactACCTTGacaccgacagttatttgcttgacaatcatcgGCTGACAATTTTGTGAtcgccacaaccctaaccctaccctaactctagctgtagccctaATCCTAACCTGAAGTGAATGTCTTTTACCTATAAGGCTGAGCAATGCGTGACATCACCCTGTTTTGGTGATGACCAGTGGGTCTGAGTTCTCCTCCCCATTCAGAAGATGTGGGCTGAGATATGGATATATTTCCCCAATAAAGGAATACCCAGTGAAAGAATGTATGTGAGCCTTAGCCTCCACATCATAAAAAGACACCAACCCCTCCTCATAATCCACAAACACCCCCACCTTCTGGGGCTTTTCTCTCAGTGACAACAGAAAAGGGGGGTCCCCCAAGGCTCCGTATTTGGCACCATTATAATTCACTATAACCCAGTAACCGTTAGTAGGATTCACAGAGAGCTTCCCCTTCCTGTTGGCATCTCCTCTTGCTATTCCCAGATCCCAACCCGTCTTGTTCCCGACATCCACCTCCCAGTATGATCTCCCAGAGGTTAGCTTGTTGTGTCCTAGGACGCTGCCGAAGTGATCGAAGCGATGCGGACAGTCAGGGATGTCCTGtatcttccctccatctctcacttctTTCC
This DNA window, taken from Oncorhynchus tshawytscha isolate Ot180627B linkage group LG10, Otsh_v2.0, whole genome shotgun sequence, encodes the following:
- the LOC112233962 gene encoding butyrophilin subfamily 2 member A1-like isoform X4 — translated: MDPPEGKDPFSPKSSFQLILIIIGTRLNLDHLHHTCHRRCIMGPLIQQVCLLTFLILFNACSSVADKQLVVPPDPVVTSAGHDVILPCHLSPQTSAVNMDIRWFKEGEFASPLYLYDGGKVTEGKGYEGRVSVFTQELEKGNISLLLNNVMASERGIYKCHASYMDWIQELPVVLQVKQQGSVPRISMRKHHRVFIQLSCSSENWYPEPDMLWTDSSGKEITSAETERPKQKEGGVLYSITSHMRIGMDQLEGVTCVVISQYQGTKMESKLQMTVAHPCCRPMPLTSGPGSRGCLFIMLVMCKVQTQEEFYMSSLPDRVYISAFMIPVFLGLLCITASVLSLIHQRRVVREKLKPLDDMNTKLKAMDQEVIKKTEELTYKDKLMGITETIPDSVGKHIGRDLHTETFQIFDIVRLDFPLQFKPWVFNGFQVRRLTLSCAWVHCLAERSTCGRVSAFWQRQPGFWLKCPGS